The genomic window AAAAGCCATTTTCTTAACAGGAGCAACTGGATTTTTAGGGGCATTTTTAATCAAAGAATTTTTGGAGCATGATGAGGAAGCGAATATTTACTGTCTAGTTCGTGCATCTAGTGTAGCAGAAGGTCTTCGACGCATTAAACAGAATATGGAAAAGTATCATATTTGGTCTGATGCGTATGAGCCGAAGATTCTACCGATTCCTGGTCACTTAGATCGACCAATGTTCGGGCTAACCCGAGAGGAATTCGATCAATTAGCGAAAACCATTGACGTCATTTATCATAATGGGGCAAAAGTAAACTATGTTCAAGCTTACGATTTGCACAAAAGTGCAAACGTAACTGGTACACAAATAATCCTTGAACTTGCATGCACGTCAACTCTCAAACCGGTTCATTATGTATCAACGATTTCTGTATTTGGTCCGATTGGTTATTTTACGGATGTTAAAGAATTAAAAGAGGATAGTCGTTTGGAGATAAGTGAACCTTTTGTTTATAAAGACATGGGTTATGCGCAAAGCAAATGGGTTGCTGAAAGCGTAATGTGGGAAGCAAACAAAAGGGGTATTCCTATGACGGTGTTTCGTCCAGGCTTTATCATGGGTGATCGTCATACAGGTGTAAATAACACCGAAGATTACGTTGCTCGAATGATCAAAGGTTGCATCCAATTAGGGACTTATCCTCATTTACCTAGACAAAGAAAAGAATTTGTACCTGTAGATTTTGTGGCTAAAGCGGTACGAGAAATTTGTCTCGATCCAATTAACTTTGGAAAAGCATACCATCTAACGCCGCCGACAGATAGTATGGATCTTGAAGATTTCTTTGCAGAAATGAATACCACACTCGGCTATTCCCTTAAGGTGGTTCCTTATAAAGACTGGGTTGAGCAACTTATCGAGGAAACAAAGAATTCGAGCGATAATGCGTTGACACCATTTCTTACACTTCTCTCTGAAGAGCTTTATAATGGGAAGACAGCCTTTGAGCTTTATGAAAATATGCCCACGTACAATTCGAACAATGTGGAAAAGGCTCTTAGCGAGAGCGGGCTGACTTTTCCCATAATGGACAAGAAGTTGTTACGCACTTACTTTCATTATATGAAGAAGATAGGGTTTATTCCAGCACCACTAGTACGAGTTTAAAGATCGACTAAAGCCCAATTTGCTTTAGAAGAAGTGTTATGTTAACGAGGCTGGGCAAAAGTAGATAGACAGACCAAAATGACGAACATTCCTGAAAATAGGAACGTTCGTCGTTTGTTTTATATGAAAATGAGCAGAAGGAGAACCCGAAGACTCCTGGGGGATCAGCACGTGTCTGAAGACTCTGGAGTGGCGGTTTTCCAAGGAGGAGGCTGAGGCCGTGTCCCCGGAAAGCGAAGGATTCTCCTGTAGCAGTGCTACTCAGCATTTTTTAGACTATTCGTCTTTTCAAATACTACTTTTCGTTATGTCCCAGCCTCGTTTTATTGGTTTTTGACGTGCTTGAGGAGGATAGATGATTTACTGTTAAGTTTAATCGTGCCAATGAATACACTAGAAGTAACGTAACACTGAGAGGGTTTTTAGATGGTGATTACGTGTAAGTCTTATAGTATTTTATTCTTAAGTCTGTTCTTGTTGTTGCATGTATTTTTTTTAGACTGCTAATTTTGCTTAACAAGAAGAGTCCTTTAAGCTACTCTCTAAATGTAAAGAACTGACGTCCACCATTAAACATATTGGGATGGCGTTTAAGACCACCAAGTAGTTCAATTAAATGTGTTTGGAAATGGTATGGATCGTTTGAAAGTGTATTCCTTCATGAAAAATGGTTCGAATTAAAACTTGTTCGATGGTTTGCATGCCCATTTCAATAGGCGGATGAACGTCTTCTAGACGATCTTTATACCTTTCCATGATCAAATCTGGCTGCGAACGAAGCAATTCTTTTAGTTCTTGGTAGGAAGGGGTTTCAGTAGAAAAATGACTTGGATTTGTCCCATAACCAAACCATTTATGATAAGCGTGTGGATAGGGTATTTTTTCCTTTATTAATGTCTCGATCCACACATATTGATCGAGGTAAAGATGCCCCAAATTCCATCTAATATTATTATGAAAGCCATTGGGTACGATGTCAGCCTCTTCTGCACTTACACTGTTTAAACTAGTTAGAGTCTCTTCTCGGTAAGTCTTTAATTGTTTAAAAAGATTTTCATGAAATTTTTTCACTTTATCTCTCCCCTGTCAGATTATTCTGTATCGTTATCTAATTATACCGTTAGAGGAATAAAAAAGCTTCACTTCCTTAAATGCATAAGGTCGCTGAATGGAACGAATGAGCATTAGCAACCCAAAAAACGGCGATGACACGCAAAAAATGAAAAGTGCAACCAGGAATGGCGAGGTTGCAACCGCTGGTAGGTAGAGGGAAAATGATCATTGGATTACGATAAGAATGAGGTGAGGAGAATGGAATTTTATCAAAAACTAAAAAAATTGAGAGCTCAAAAAGGATGGTCTCAAGAGGAATTTGCTGAAAAGCTTCAAGTCTCGAGACAGGCAATCAGTAAATGGGAGAATGGTCAAGGGTTTCCAGAAACAGAAAAACTGGTGAAGATGAGTAGGTTATTTCACGTTTCCCTGGATTACCTATTAAAGGAGGAAGATCAATCTCTTGGAGAACAAGGAACGGAAGAAGGATACTATGCCAGTCAGGAAGTCGTGGAAGCCTATCTTCTAAATAAGAGGCAGGGTGCTAAGAAAATCGCAACTGGAGTGGCAATTCTTATAGCTTCGGTCTTATTACCGATGTATTTTCAACATGCGTTTAGCTATGTGTTGTTTATCGTAGTGATTGCTAGTGGAGTGGCTATCTTGGTATGGCAAGGGTTAAGTGTAAAAGCATATGAAGAACTCGAAACACAACCATTAATTTTTGATGATTCGTTTATTCAACAGTTTAAACAGAAAAGCTTGGCTCATCGTAAAAAGTTTGGACTCTTAATTGTCACCGGAATTGTCATCATCATATTAAGTTTTGGGATACCTTTTTTAGCTAGCGATACAAGTCATGCAGACAGAGATCCCCTCTTAGCATTAATGCCGTTAATATGGGCCTTTGCTGTGTATTTGTTTATTATTGCTGGTTCTGCAATGGACGGGGAGCGGTTGGTTACCCACAACAAAGAATACCTAAAGGAATATAAAGAATATGAGGAATCAACTAAACATGAGTGGATTCATGCGGTCATGTGGCCATTGGCAACGGTTGCTTTTTTGGCCATCGGTTTTATTTGGGATGCCTGGCATCCTGGATGGTTAGTATACTTGGCTGCAGCAGTTGTTACAGTCGCTTATACGACTTGGAAAAGTAGTAAAGAATGAATGAAGGATCGCACAAATTTTGGGTTATAGTATAAGAATCCCATTTTGCCCATTCGCTCGGGGTGTTGTATAGAAAAGAATCGCACTTTACTCTTCAATTAGATGCTGGAAAATGTCTCTACCCTGTGACATCTCCCTTATG from Shouchella hunanensis includes these protein-coding regions:
- a CDS encoding helix-turn-helix domain-containing protein; this translates as MEFYQKLKKLRAQKGWSQEEFAEKLQVSRQAISKWENGQGFPETEKLVKMSRLFHVSLDYLLKEEDQSLGEQGTEEGYYASQEVVEAYLLNKRQGAKKIATGVAILIASVLLPMYFQHAFSYVLFIVVIASGVAILVWQGLSVKAYEELETQPLIFDDSFIQQFKQKSLAHRKKFGLLIVTGIVIIILSFGIPFLASDTSHADRDPLLALMPLIWAFAVYLFIIAGSAMDGERLVTHNKEYLKEYKEYEESTKHEWIHAVMWPLATVAFLAIGFIWDAWHPGWLVYLAAAVVTVAYTTWKSSKE
- a CDS encoding DinB family protein, whose protein sequence is MKKFHENLFKQLKTYREETLTSLNSVSAEEADIVPNGFHNNIRWNLGHLYLDQYVWIETLIKEKIPYPHAYHKWFGYGTNPSHFSTETPSYQELKELLRSQPDLIMERYKDRLEDVHPPIEMGMQTIEQVLIRTIFHEGIHFQTIHTISKHI